In Rosa chinensis cultivar Old Blush chromosome 1, RchiOBHm-V2, whole genome shotgun sequence, a genomic segment contains:
- the LOC112196905 gene encoding abscisic acid receptor PYL4, protein MPSSVQLQRISSPNPITTAAAAAISHKQSQAVTRQVLPLSSRAVNTPAIPESVALQHAHSAMASPDQCCSAVVQTIDAPVPAVWSVVRRFDNPQAYKQFLKSCHVIGGDPAKVGTLREVLVVSGLPAASSTERLEILDDERHVLSFSVVGGDHRLRNYRSVTTLHASSNGTGTVVVESYVVDVPAGNTKEETCVFVDTIVRCNLQSLAQVAESMSKPE, encoded by the coding sequence ATGCCTTCCTCAGTTCAACTCCAGAGAATCAGCTCCCCTAACCCAATAACAACCGCGGCCGCCGCGGCCATCAGCCACAAACAGTCCCAAGCCGTCACGCGCCAGGTCCTTCCTCTGTCCTCACGCGCCGTCAACACACCCGCCATACCGGAGTCGGTGGCCCTCCAACACGCTCACTCTGCTATGGCCTCGCCGGACCAGTGCTGCTCCGCGGTGGTGCAGACCATCGACGCGCCCGTCCCTGCCGTGTGGTCCGTGGTGCGCCGCTTCGACAACCCACAAGCCTACAAGCAGTTCCTAAAGAGCTGTCATGTCATCGGCGGGGACCCCGCCAAGGTCGGCACGCTCCGCGAGGTGCTCGTGGTGTCGGGCCTCCCCGCGGCCTCCAGCACCGAGAGGCTGGAGATTCTTGACGACGAGCGCCACGTGCTCAGCTTCAGCGTCGTTGGTGGGGACCACCGCCTGAGGAACTACCGCTCCGTCACGACTCTACACGCCTCCTCAAACGGCACCGGAACCGTCGTCGTAGAGTCGTACGTCGTCGACGTGCCGGCGGGAAACACGAAAGAAGAGACCTGCGTGTTTGTGGATACCATCGTACGTTGTAACTTGCAGTCGTTGGCTCAGGTCGCCGAGAGTATGAGCAAGCCGGAATAG
- the LOC112189804 gene encoding SNF2 domain-containing protein CLASSY 1 has product MKIKKRHLYRAKHPFDAHLFEALCCGSWKGVELLRISNGTMNMKFIDHPCVIQDKGPFANLRIKSRRATLYDCICLLRPGVDICVLSNSDHTESSDKERRDPVWVDARISSIEREPHDSQCSCQFHVNFYVNQGPLGSERATLKKETEVIGIDQVFILQRLDRNSCKNQYYRWDRSVDCSTLPNTKLLLGKFLSDLSWLLVTSSLKQIVFDVRSVQNKIVYQISGGYDDTTPSNSENSFKAVNFGVENGIPVPIIVQLVPDDAIGGDPTCDMHEDRPSPISEVPELRRSKRRKIQPDRFLACDAPSEIQIGPIRSRPYKIDQSQDDSDDELYLPLSYLFRKKASNSLEEDSTEAEQNAGSKRKRSTSDNDDLFECKESKIKWMKVKSGVAKNKTKKHRADQLAIVPASVKSDQLTLGNFPPNANGPTNRSKDSGEFPTKHYYRFSTSKAQKPKRNKIAGLEDMDVQTKWDGGASSSRFPRRGYHYAYHHPSIRSKRTDRYTGAYSKRSLNAGAYKELINKFLKDMDCSNKQEPNIMDQWKDFKANKNSDQKDETEMPEDEEEEEMSEEDMLWKEFELVMASCYLLGDEESNGAASGKFAQKSGPGCKHDFTLDEEIGLKCIICGFVKTEIKHVTPPFVQNPYGFTDDKKPNEEDPPPDPKRAEYEEFDFFHKRDNPVDEHISEENDNVWALIPELRKKLLFHQKKAFEFLWKNIAGSMEPALMEKKSKRNGGCVISHTPGAGKTFLIIAFLVSYLKLFPGKRPLVLAPKTTLYTWYKEFIKWKIPIPVYLIHGRRTYRVFRNKSVTYTRGPKPTDDVMHVLDCLEKIQKWHAQPSVLVMGYTSFLTLMREDSKFVHRRFMAQVLRESPGLLVLDEGHNPRSTKSRLRKGLMKVETDLRILLSGTLFQNNFCEYFNTLCLARPKFVNEVLKSLDPKYRRKKKALKDKARHLMEARARKLFLDKIAKKIDSNEEEDQRIEGLNKLRKITNRFIDVYEGGNSDTLPGLQIYTLLMNTTDIQQVILDRLQQIMSKYKGYPLELELLITLGSIHPWLIKTAACADKFFSPQELMELEQYKYDLHKGSKVKFVLNLVYRVTRKEKVLIFCHNIAPVRLFLELFERVFQWERGREVLVLTGDLELFERGKVMDKFEEPGGASKVLLASITACAEGISLTAASRVILLDSEWNPSKTKQAIARAFRPGQQKVVYVYQLLATGTLEEDKYRRTTWKEWVSSMIFSEAFVEDPSRWQAEKIEDDILREMVGEDKSKAFHMIMKNEKASTHTS; this is encoded by the exons ATGAAGATAAAGAAGAGGCATCTGTATCGAGCTAAGCATCCATTTGATGCTCATC TCTTTGAGGCTCTTTGCTGTGGATCATGGAAAGGTGTGGAACTTCTAAGAATTAGCAATGGAACTATGAACATGAAATTCATAGACCATCCATGTGTGATTCAGGATAAAGGTCCATTTGCCAACCTTAGAATAAAATCAAGAAGAGCAACTTTATATGATTGCATTTGCTTGTTGAGGCCTGGTGTGGATATCTGTGTGCTTTCAAACTCTGATCATACAGAGAGTTCAGATAAGGAAAGGCGAGATCCG GTGTGGGTCGATGCTAGAATAAGTTCTATCGAAAGGGAGCCTCATGACTCTCAATGCTCATGCCAGTTTCATGTCAACTTTTATGTTAACCAAGGACCTCTTGGTTCAGAGAGAGCAACACTTAAAAAAGAAACTGAAGTTATTGGAATTGATCAGGTTTTCATCTTGCAAAGGCTTGATAGGAATTCTTGTAAAAATCAGTACTACCGTTGGGATCGCTCTGTGGACTGCTCTACTCTGCCAAACACTAAATTGTTATTGGGGAAATTCTTATCGGACTTGTCATGGTTGCTTGTTACATCTTCCTTGAAGCAGATTGTATTTGATGTAAGATCAGTGCAGAACAAGATTGTGTATCAAATTTCTGGTGGTTATGATGACACAACTCCATCAAACTCTGAAAACTCTTTTAAAGCTGTGAATTTCGGAGTAGAGAATGGGATCCCGGTACCTATAATAGTTCAGTTGGTTCCAGATGATGCTATTGGGGGTGATCCTACTTGTGACATGCATGAAGATAGACCATCTCCAATTTCTGAGGTTCCAGAATTGCGGCGTTCCAAGCGTCGAAAGATACAACCTGATCGTTTCCTTGCATGTGATGCTCCCTCTGAGATACAAATAGGCCCCATTCGAAGCAGGCCATATAAGATAGATCAATCTCAAGATGATTCTGATGACGAATTGTACCTACCACTGTCATACCTTTTTCGTAAGAAGGCAAGCAACTCTTTGGAAGAGGATAGTACTGAGGCAGAGCAAAATGCTGGTTCTAAGAGGAAGCGATCAACCAGTGACAATGATGATCTATTTGAATGCAAAGAAAGCAAGATTAAGTGGATGAAAGTGAAATCAGGTGTGGCTAAAAATAAGACAAAGAAACATCGAGCTGATCAACTTGCCATTGTTCCTGCGTCTGTCAAAAGTGATCAGCTAACCCTTGGAAACTTCCCTCCAAATGCCAATGGTCCTACAAATCGTTCAAAAGACAGTGGTGAATTTCCTACCAAGCATTATTATCGTTTCAGTACTTCTAAAGCACAGAAAccgaaaagaaacaaaattgctgGCTTGGAAGACATGGATGTTCAAACTAAATGGGATGGGGGTGCATCCTCTAGTAGATTTCCGAGAAGAGGCTATCATTACGCATATCATCATCCCTCTATACGATCAAAAAGGACGGATCGGTATACTGGAGCTTATTCAAAGAGGTCCTTAAATGCAGGTGCATACAAGGAGCTGATAAATAAGTTCTTGAAAGACATGGATTGCTCAAACAAGCAAGAACCAAACATTATGGACCAGTGGAAAGATTTCAAGGCAAACAAGAACTCTGATCAAAAGGACGAAACTGAAATGCCagaagatgaggaggaggaggaaatgTCTGAGGAGGATATGTTGTGGAAAGAATTTGAATTAGTAATGGCATCATGTTATCTTCTTGGTGATGAG GAATCAAATGGTGCTGCTTCAGGTAAATTTGCACAAAAGTCAGGTCCAGGTTGCAAGCATGACTTCACTCTCGATGAAGAAATTGGGCTTAAGTGCATTATATGTGGCTTTGTCAAGACTGAAATCAAACATGTTACACCCCCCTTT GTGCAAAACCCGTATGGGTTCACAGATGATAAAAAACCAAATGAAGAAGATCCACCACCAGATCCTAAAAGAGCTGAATATGAGGAGTTTGATTTCTTCCACAAACGTGATAACCCTGTGGATGAGCATATTTCAGAAGAAAATGACAATGTTTGGGCTTTAATTCCTGAACTTAGAAAGAAACTGTTATTCCACCAGAAGAAGGCTTTTGAGTTTTTATGGAAGAATATTGCCGGATCTATGGAACCAGCATTGATGGAAAAGAAATCCAAGAGAAATGGTGGCTGTGTTATATCTCATACTCCTGGAGCTGGGAAAACTTTTTTGATCATTGCATTTCTTGTTAGCTACCTGAAGTTATTCCCTGGAAAACGACCTTTAGTCCTTGCTCCAAAGACAACACTCTACACCTGGTACAAGGAATTCATTAAATGGAAGATCCCTATACCGGTTTATCTAATTCACGGTCGTAGAACCTATAGAGTGTTTAGGAATAAGTCAGTAACCTATACAAGAGGCCCGAAGCCAACTGACGATGTGATGCATGTTCTCGATTGCCTAGAAAAGATACAGAAGTGGCATGCACAACCTAGTGTTCTTGTCATGGGGTATACTTCTTTCCTAACATTGATGCGTGAAGACTCAAAGTTTGTCCACAGAAGATTTATGGCTCAAGTCCTGAGGGAAAGTCCAGGGCTCCTAGTACTAGACGAAGGGCACAACCCCAGAAGTACCAAATCAAGGTTGAGGAAAGGATTGATGAAAGTTGAAACTGATTTGAGAATATTGCTTTCAGGTACTTTGTTTCAGAACAATTTCTGTGAATACTTCAACACACTTTGTTTGGCAAGGCCGAAgtttgtgaatgaagttttgAAGTCATTGGACCCAAAATACAGAAGGAAAAAGAAGGCATTGAAGGACAAAGCACGCCATTTGATGGAAGCTCGAGCCAGAAAGTTGTTCTTGGATAAAATTGCCAAGAAAATTGAttcaaatgaagaagaagatcagaGGATCGAAGGTCTCAACAAGCTGAGAAAGATAACAAACAGATTTATAGATGTGTATGAAGGTGGAAATTCAGACACCCTTCCCGGTCTACAGATTTACACCTTGCTGATGAACACCACTGAcattcaacaagtgattttgGATAGACTGCAACAAATAATGTCCAAGTACAAAGGGTATCCCTTGGAACTAGAACTTCTGATCACCCTTGGATCAATACATCCTTGGCTAATCAAAACTGCAGCTTGTGCTGATAAGTTCTTTAGTCCCCAAGAACTGATGGAGCTTGAGCAATACAAGTATGATTTGCACAAAGGGTCAAAAGTCAAGTTTGTTTTGAACCTGGTTTACCGTGTTACTCGGAAAGAGAAGGTCTTGATTTTCTGCCACAACATTGCACCTGTGAGACTGTTTCTAGAATTGTTTGAGAGGGTCTTTCAGTGGGAGCGAGGCAGAGAAGTTTTGGTTCTTACCGGGGATCTGGAGTTATTTGAACGTGGAAAGGTTATGGACAAATTTGAAGAACCAGGTGGAGCCTCAAAGGTTCTGCTTGCATCTATCACTGCTTGTGCTGAAGGCATTAGTCTGACAGCTGCATCTAGGGTCATCTTGTTGGACTCCGAATGGAATCCTTCCAAGACGAAGCAAGCTATAGCACGAGCTTTTAGGCCTGGTCAGCAAAAGGTTGTGTATGTTTATCAGCTATTGGCAACAGGAACGCTCGAAGAAGACAAGTATAGAAGGACTACATGGAAAGAGTGGGTATCCAGCATGATATTCAGCGAGGCATTTGTGGAGGATCCTTCTCGCTGGCAAGCTGAGAAGATTGAAGATGATATATTGAGGGAAATGGTGGGTGAAGACAAGAGTAAAGCATTCCATATGatcatgaaaaatgaaaaggctTCAACACATACTTCATAG